The following are encoded together in the Azospirillum lipoferum 4B genome:
- a CDS encoding methyltransferase, which translates to MARLDNRATDRDQTVAAVAAEALSDIRPQGRILVAFDSDGAIADALRDGGAEVVVWNRLAVGGQAATPWPAEGPFDGAVLRLPRGWAGFEMALHALASRLAPGAPLWIAGGNDEGVTSAPKHLDGLAGDAETLIIKRRARLLLTRRTDAPAKGALEDWRQTVSLTLPDRTLELVSYPGLFAHGHLDAGTECLLKVLPEVAAGTRVLDFGCGAGVIARAVRERQPDAPLTLLDIDAVALHAARQNVPDAELVLSDGLAGLGTRERFGLILSNPPLHRGKDEDFGMLDALVAGTKQYLKLRGTLVAVTQRTAGVGKLFKAAFGHSDMLLETTQFQVWAGTPK; encoded by the coding sequence GTGGCACGTCTCGACAACCGGGCCACGGACCGCGACCAGACCGTCGCCGCCGTGGCCGCCGAAGCCCTGTCCGACATCCGGCCGCAGGGCCGGATCCTCGTGGCCTTCGACAGTGACGGCGCCATTGCCGACGCGCTTCGCGACGGTGGGGCGGAGGTGGTGGTGTGGAACCGGCTCGCGGTTGGCGGGCAGGCCGCGACGCCCTGGCCGGCGGAGGGGCCGTTCGACGGTGCCGTGCTGCGCCTGCCGCGCGGCTGGGCCGGATTCGAGATGGCGCTGCATGCGCTGGCCTCCCGCCTTGCCCCTGGTGCCCCGCTGTGGATCGCCGGCGGCAATGACGAGGGCGTGACCAGCGCACCCAAGCATCTCGACGGTCTGGCCGGGGATGCGGAGACGCTGATCATCAAGCGGCGTGCCCGGCTGCTGCTGACCCGGCGCACCGACGCGCCGGCCAAGGGCGCGCTGGAGGATTGGCGGCAGACCGTCAGCCTGACGCTGCCCGACCGGACGCTGGAACTGGTGTCCTATCCCGGCCTGTTCGCCCACGGGCATCTGGATGCCGGCACCGAATGCCTGCTGAAGGTGCTGCCGGAGGTCGCAGCCGGCACCCGTGTGCTGGATTTCGGCTGCGGTGCCGGGGTGATCGCGCGGGCGGTGCGCGAACGCCAGCCGGACGCGCCGCTGACCCTGCTGGACATCGACGCGGTGGCCCTGCACGCCGCCCGCCAGAATGTGCCGGACGCCGAGCTGGTGCTGAGCGACGGGCTGGCGGGGCTGGGCACCCGCGAGCGCTTCGGCCTGATCCTGTCCAACCCGCCGCTCCACCGCGGCAAGGATGAGGATTTCGGCATGCTCGACGCGCTGGTGGCCGGGACCAAGCAGTATCTGAAGCTGCGCGGCACGCTGGTGGCGGTGACCCAGCGAACGGCCGGTGTGGGCAAGCTGTTCAAGGCGGCCTTCGGTCACAGCGACATGCTGCTGGAGACCACGCAGTTCCAGGTCTGGGCGGGGACGCCGAAGTAG
- the trpC gene encoding indole-3-glycerol phosphate synthase TrpC yields the protein MSDVLTRINDDKRALVAARKAARPLSEVEAAAKAANETDPPRGFIRALSAAVEAGRYGLIAEIKKASPSKGLIRADFDPPALARAYRDGGASCLSVLTDEPYFQGKDEYLVAARAAVDLPVLRKDFMVDPYQIVEARALGADCILIIMASLSDAQAAEIEDAAISQGLDVLVEVHDRAELDRALLLKTPLLGINNRNLKTLAVDIATTEELAANVPADRMLVAESGLYTPADLARMAKVGARCFLVGESLMRQADVTAATRALLAPV from the coding sequence ATGAGCGACGTTCTGACCCGCATCAACGACGACAAGCGTGCGCTGGTCGCCGCCCGCAAGGCCGCCCGCCCGTTGTCGGAGGTCGAGGCCGCCGCCAAGGCCGCCAACGAGACCGACCCGCCGCGCGGCTTCATCCGGGCTCTCAGCGCCGCGGTGGAGGCCGGGCGCTACGGCCTGATCGCCGAGATCAAGAAGGCCAGCCCGTCCAAGGGCCTGATCCGCGCCGATTTCGATCCCCCGGCCCTGGCCCGCGCCTATCGCGACGGCGGGGCGAGCTGCCTGTCGGTCCTGACCGACGAGCCCTATTTCCAGGGCAAGGACGAGTATCTGGTCGCCGCCCGCGCCGCTGTGGATCTGCCGGTGCTGCGCAAGGACTTCATGGTCGATCCCTATCAGATCGTGGAGGCCCGGGCGCTGGGTGCGGACTGCATCCTCATCATCATGGCCTCGCTGTCCGACGCCCAGGCGGCGGAGATCGAGGATGCCGCGATATCCCAGGGCCTGGACGTGCTGGTCGAGGTGCATGACCGCGCCGAGCTGGACCGTGCGCTGCTGTTGAAGACTCCGCTGCTGGGCATCAACAACCGCAACCTCAAGACGCTGGCGGTGGACATCGCGACGACTGAGGAACTGGCGGCCAACGTGCCGGCCGACCGCATGCTGGTCGCCGAAAGCGGGCTCTACACCCCCGCCGATCTGGCCCGCATGGCGAAGGTCGGGGCGCGCTGCTTCCTGGTCGGCGAATCGCTGATGCGGCAGGCCGACGTGACCG
- a CDS encoding heavy-metal-associated domain-containing protein: MADAYKVDGMTCGGCARSVSNAITKAAPEAAVTVDLATGTVLVDGGIPAEVVQQAVEAAGFDFGGAAA, encoded by the coding sequence ATGGCCGATGCATACAAGGTGGATGGGATGACCTGCGGCGGCTGCGCCCGCTCCGTGTCCAACGCGATCACCAAGGCGGCGCCCGAAGCGGCGGTGACCGTGGACCTCGCGACCGGCACCGTGCTGGTGGACGGCGGCATCCCGGCGGAGGTGGTGCAGCAGGCGGTGGAGGCCGCCGGCTTCGATTTCGGCGGCGCCGCGGCCTGA
- a CDS encoding aldo/keto reductase, producing MKQRSIGSILSVSEIGLGCMGMSEFYGPTDDSQSLATLERALELGITHYDTADMYGSGHNESLLARFLAGKRDRVVIATKFGIVRQPGEYARRIDTSPAYVAQACDASLKRLGVETIDLYYVHRLNPDIPVEETVGAMADLVKAGKVRALGLSEVSAATLRRAHAVHPIAAVQSEYSLWTRDMEDAVLPACRELGISLVAYAPLGRGMLTGAVSSPDQFAENDFRRVAPRFAGENFDRNLALVEQVKALAARKGCTPGQVALAWLLAQGPEILPIPGTKRIKYLEENVGAAAVTLTEAEVKALSDALPPGVAAGDRYTAEGMRGVNV from the coding sequence ATGAAACAGCGCAGCATCGGCAGCATTCTTTCCGTTTCCGAGATCGGTCTCGGCTGCATGGGCATGTCGGAGTTCTACGGACCGACCGACGATTCCCAGTCGCTCGCCACGCTGGAGCGGGCGTTGGAGCTTGGCATCACCCATTACGACACCGCCGACATGTACGGCAGCGGCCATAACGAATCGCTGCTCGCCCGCTTCCTGGCCGGCAAGCGCGACCGGGTGGTGATCGCGACCAAGTTCGGCATCGTTCGCCAGCCCGGCGAATACGCCCGCCGCATCGACACCAGCCCGGCCTATGTGGCGCAGGCCTGCGACGCCTCGCTTAAGCGGCTGGGGGTGGAGACCATCGATCTCTACTACGTCCACCGCCTGAATCCGGACATCCCGGTGGAGGAGACGGTCGGCGCCATGGCCGATCTGGTGAAGGCCGGCAAGGTCCGGGCGCTCGGCCTGTCGGAGGTGTCGGCCGCCACCCTGCGCCGCGCCCATGCCGTCCACCCCATCGCCGCGGTGCAGAGCGAATATTCGCTGTGGACCCGCGACATGGAGGATGCGGTGCTGCCGGCCTGCCGCGAGCTGGGCATCTCGCTGGTCGCCTATGCGCCGCTCGGCCGCGGCATGCTGACCGGCGCGGTCAGCAGCCCCGACCAGTTCGCCGAGAACGACTTCCGCCGCGTAGCGCCGCGCTTCGCCGGCGAGAATTTCGACCGCAATCTGGCCCTGGTCGAACAGGTGAAGGCACTGGCGGCGCGGAAGGGCTGCACGCCGGGACAGGTGGCGCTGGCATGGCTGCTGGCCCAGGGGCCGGAAATCCTGCCGATCCCGGGGACCAAGCGGATCAAGTATCTGGAGGAGAATGTCGGCGCCGCCGCGGTGACGCTGACCGAAGCGGAGGTGAAGGCGCTGAGCGATGCGCTGCCGCCGGGTGTCGCGGCGGGCGACCGCTATACGGCGGAGGGGATGCGGGGGGTGAATGTGTGA
- a CDS encoding FmdB family zinc ribbon protein has product MPLYSYRCKACDHGFESLVRSGETPVCPSCGSADLTRQLSNVAPEGKSGAVVQSARRMAAKEGHFSNYSRAERPKG; this is encoded by the coding sequence ATGCCGCTTTACTCGTACCGCTGCAAAGCCTGCGACCATGGGTTCGAGAGCCTTGTGCGCTCTGGAGAAACGCCGGTCTGCCCGTCCTGCGGCAGCGCCGATCTGACCCGCCAGCTGTCGAATGTGGCGCCGGAGGGCAAGTCCGGCGCCGTCGTCCAGTCGGCCCGCCGGATGGCGGCGAAGGAGGGGCACTTCAGCAACTATTCGCGGGCGGAACGGCCGAAGGGGTGA
- a CDS encoding lytic transglycosylase domain-containing protein, producing the protein MRTLSLPAALGKSARTAVFAGLLTLIAAVPGALPATALSAQDIAVYREAFKLADNDRLAEALATASRAQDPLPAKVLRWMALATPGGGSFADISAFIRDNPDWPNMAALRRQAEMAMPDIPPAEVVEWFRQSPPQTNDGFVRHADALIATGSVERATTLIRKQWADATFTPDEEATFLAHYTPYLRPQDHKARIDRLLWARQDAPVRRMLPFFDEAYDTLIEARIALDGDNPNADAALARVAPALRDDPGLMFDRARYLRRKGDDAGALEIMARAGTDLGRPQAWWPERHLLARRAMERGDFNLAYRLVSTHGMTEGSAFADAEFLSGFLALRFLDKPSEAFAHFHKLYRSVSAPISKARGAYWCGRAAEALGQTEPAREWYAKAATYPTTFYGQLAFRHVSNGAVTLPAPPSVSSADSAAFNRREVVRVARLLAEIGGSTDERLGSFVRRISLDAKSPADYVLAARLASEVGRRDLAVAAAKDAAQNEVFLVEAGYPMIDARPAAPELALIHGIIRQESTFNPTIVSSAGARGLMQLMPATAQLVAGKLGLKHTQARLTSDPGYNVMLGSAYLSELIDRFNGSWVLAIAGYNAGPNRVRQWLQTYGDPRTEAVDVVDWIELIPISETRNYVQRVLEAVQVYRSRLGGDRVEPNLDRDLRR; encoded by the coding sequence TTGCGCACATTATCCCTCCCCGCCGCCCTCGGCAAGAGCGCCCGGACCGCTGTTTTCGCGGGTCTCCTCACCCTTATCGCCGCGGTTCCCGGCGCCCTGCCCGCCACGGCGCTGAGCGCGCAGGACATCGCCGTCTATCGCGAGGCTTTCAAGCTGGCGGACAACGACCGGCTGGCCGAAGCGCTCGCCACGGCGTCCCGCGCCCAGGACCCGTTACCGGCGAAGGTTTTGCGCTGGATGGCGCTCGCCACCCCCGGCGGCGGCAGCTTCGCCGACATATCGGCCTTCATCCGCGACAATCCGGACTGGCCCAACATGGCGGCGCTGCGCCGTCAGGCCGAGATGGCGATGCCCGACATCCCGCCGGCCGAGGTGGTGGAGTGGTTCCGCCAGTCCCCGCCGCAGACCAACGACGGTTTCGTCCGCCATGCCGACGCGCTGATCGCCACCGGCAGCGTGGAACGCGCGACCACGCTGATCCGCAAACAGTGGGCCGACGCCACCTTCACCCCGGACGAGGAGGCGACCTTCCTTGCCCATTACACCCCCTATCTGCGCCCGCAGGACCACAAGGCGCGCATCGACCGGCTGCTGTGGGCGAGGCAGGACGCGCCGGTCCGCCGGATGCTGCCCTTCTTCGACGAGGCCTATGACACGCTGATCGAGGCGCGCATCGCGCTGGACGGCGACAACCCGAACGCCGACGCGGCGCTGGCGCGGGTCGCCCCTGCCCTACGCGACGATCCCGGCCTGATGTTCGACCGCGCCCGCTATCTGCGCCGCAAGGGCGACGATGCCGGCGCGCTGGAGATCATGGCCCGCGCCGGCACCGACCTCGGCCGTCCGCAGGCCTGGTGGCCGGAGCGTCATCTGCTGGCCCGCCGGGCGATGGAACGCGGCGACTTCAACCTCGCCTATCGTCTGGTCAGCACCCATGGCATGACCGAGGGCAGCGCCTTCGCCGACGCCGAGTTCCTGTCGGGCTTCCTGGCGCTGCGCTTCCTCGACAAGCCGTCGGAGGCCTTCGCCCATTTCCACAAGCTCTACCGCTCCGTCTCGGCGCCGATCAGCAAGGCGCGCGGCGCCTACTGGTGCGGCCGGGCGGCGGAGGCTCTGGGACAGACGGAACCGGCCCGCGAGTGGTACGCCAAGGCCGCGACCTACCCCACCACCTTCTACGGCCAGCTGGCCTTCCGCCATGTCTCCAACGGCGCCGTCACCCTGCCGGCCCCGCCGTCGGTGTCCAGCGCCGACAGCGCCGCCTTCAACCGGCGCGAGGTGGTGCGCGTCGCCCGCCTGCTGGCGGAGATCGGCGGCAGCACCGACGAGCGGCTGGGCAGCTTCGTCCGCCGCATCAGCCTGGATGCCAAGTCGCCCGCCGACTATGTTCTCGCCGCCCGGCTGGCGAGCGAGGTCGGCCGCCGCGATCTCGCCGTCGCCGCCGCCAAGGATGCGGCGCAGAACGAGGTGTTCCTGGTCGAAGCCGGCTACCCGATGATCGACGCCCGGCCGGCGGCGCCGGAACTGGCGCTGATCCACGGCATCATCCGTCAGGAAAGCACTTTCAACCCCACCATCGTCTCGTCGGCCGGCGCCCGCGGCCTGATGCAGCTTATGCCGGCCACGGCGCAGCTGGTGGCGGGCAAGCTCGGCCTGAAGCACACGCAAGCCCGGCTGACCTCCGACCCCGGCTACAACGTCATGCTGGGTTCGGCCTATCTGTCGGAGCTGATCGACCGCTTCAACGGGTCCTGGGTGCTGGCCATCGCCGGCTACAATGCCGGGCCGAACCGGGTGCGCCAATGGCTGCAGACCTACGGCGATCCGCGGACCGAGGCTGTGGACGTGGTCGACTGGATCGAGCTGATCCCGATCTCCGAGACCCGCAACTATGTCCAGCGCGTGCTGGAGGCCGTCCAGGTCTACCGCTCCCGCCTGGGCGGCGACCGGGTGGAGCCGAACCTGGACAGGGATCTGCGGCGGTAG
- a CDS encoding divergent polysaccharide deacetylase family protein has protein sequence MDVVTMARKAPSKARKSPLPPFLSNPFVLALAAVAAVFAVALGVATLTGGGSGGGSGGRAGGDAAKPAPVQQAAQPAVQPPPVPTAKVEPPAAPSSAAPSSAVAQPETDAPGNAVAEKPAQVESRPAATVVAMLPPPVAPAQPPQVQAPPGNAALWRKNALPAEVPQGKPMIAIVIDDMGLDRKRSTRMAGLRGPLTLSWLPYARDLPVQARAARANGHELMLHMPMEPSVKADPGPNALLVSLDRGEIVKRARAALDSFDGYVGVNNHMGSRFTADRQALAPVLAELHRRGLLWLDSRTTPNSAGIGLAREMKMPWVGRDIFLDNQETVAAVKAQLAKTEQVAKRQGYAVAIGHPHDATIDALASWLPEVQKRGFVLVPVSAVVRTHHAGG, from the coding sequence ATGGACGTCGTCACCATGGCCCGCAAGGCGCCTTCGAAAGCTCGCAAGTCTCCGCTTCCCCCCTTCCTGTCCAACCCCTTCGTCCTGGCGCTGGCCGCCGTCGCCGCGGTGTTCGCCGTGGCGCTGGGGGTGGCGACGCTGACCGGCGGCGGCTCCGGTGGCGGCTCCGGTGGAAGGGCCGGCGGCGATGCGGCCAAGCCGGCGCCGGTGCAACAGGCGGCCCAGCCGGCGGTACAGCCTCCGCCGGTGCCGACCGCGAAGGTGGAGCCGCCCGCCGCGCCTTCGTCCGCCGCGCCTTCGTCCGCTGTGGCGCAGCCCGAGACCGACGCCCCTGGCAATGCGGTGGCGGAGAAGCCGGCGCAGGTCGAGTCCCGCCCGGCGGCGACGGTGGTGGCGATGCTGCCGCCGCCTGTCGCTCCCGCCCAGCCGCCGCAGGTGCAGGCTCCGCCGGGCAATGCCGCGCTGTGGCGGAAGAATGCCCTTCCGGCGGAGGTGCCGCAGGGCAAGCCGATGATCGCCATCGTCATCGACGACATGGGGCTGGACCGGAAGCGCTCGACCAGGATGGCTGGCCTACGCGGGCCGCTGACGCTGTCCTGGCTGCCCTATGCCCGCGATCTGCCGGTCCAGGCCAGGGCGGCGCGGGCCAATGGGCATGAGCTGATGCTGCACATGCCGATGGAACCCAGCGTGAAGGCCGATCCCGGCCCGAATGCGCTGCTGGTCTCGCTCGACCGGGGGGAGATCGTGAAGCGGGCCCGTGCGGCACTGGACAGCTTCGACGGCTATGTCGGGGTCAACAACCATATGGGAAGCCGCTTCACCGCCGACCGGCAGGCGCTGGCTCCCGTGCTGGCTGAACTGCATCGCCGCGGCCTGCTGTGGCTGGACAGCCGGACGACGCCCAACAGTGCCGGAATCGGGCTGGCGCGGGAGATGAAGATGCCCTGGGTCGGCCGCGACATCTTCCTCGACAACCAGGAAACGGTGGCGGCGGTGAAGGCCCAGCTGGCGAAGACGGAACAGGTGGCGAAGCGGCAGGGCTATGCCGTCGCCATCGGCCACCCGCATGATGCGACAATCGATGCCCTGGCGTCCTGGTTGCCGGAGGTGCAAAAGCGTGGCTTCGTACTTGTCCCGGTCAGCGCGGTGGTGCGGACGCACCATGCCGGCGGCTGA
- the dapA gene encoding 4-hydroxy-tetrahydrodipicolinate synthase produces the protein MFHGSVVALLTPFKGGKVDEKAFQSFVEWQVAQGTHGLVPCGTTGESPTLSHEEHNRVVELCIEAAGGKVPVMAGTGSNSTDEAIALTRHARQAGAQAALVVTPYYNKPSQEGLYQHFKAIHDAADLPIFIYNIPGRSVVDMSVATMARLAKLPNIVGVKDATADLSRPSRLLQEVGPDFIQLSGEDATALAFNAQGGVGCISVTANIAPALCSAMQTAWAKGDLKEAFRLRDVLSPLHDSMFVETSPAPVKFAASLLGLATDEVRLPLVPASDTARAAVRGAMTKAGLLS, from the coding sequence ATGTTCCACGGTTCCGTCGTCGCCCTTCTGACTCCGTTCAAGGGCGGGAAAGTGGACGAGAAGGCCTTCCAGTCCTTCGTGGAGTGGCAGGTCGCCCAGGGCACGCACGGTCTTGTGCCCTGCGGCACCACCGGCGAGTCGCCGACCCTCTCCCACGAGGAACACAACCGCGTCGTGGAACTGTGCATCGAGGCGGCCGGCGGCAAGGTGCCGGTGATGGCCGGGACCGGTTCCAACTCGACCGACGAGGCCATCGCCCTGACCCGCCATGCCCGCCAAGCAGGCGCGCAGGCGGCGCTCGTGGTCACGCCCTACTACAACAAGCCGTCTCAAGAGGGTCTGTACCAGCATTTCAAGGCGATCCATGACGCGGCGGATTTGCCGATCTTCATTTACAACATTCCCGGCCGCAGTGTCGTGGATATGTCTGTGGCGACGATGGCCCGGCTGGCGAAGCTGCCCAACATCGTCGGCGTGAAGGACGCCACCGCCGATCTGTCGCGCCCGTCCCGCCTGCTGCAGGAGGTCGGCCCCGACTTCATCCAGCTGTCGGGCGAGGATGCCACCGCGCTGGCCTTCAACGCGCAGGGCGGCGTGGGCTGCATCTCCGTCACCGCGAACATCGCACCGGCGCTGTGCTCCGCCATGCAGACCGCCTGGGCCAAGGGCGATCTGAAGGAGGCCTTCCGCCTGCGCGACGTGCTGTCGCCGCTGCACGACTCGATGTTCGTCGAGACCAGCCCGGCCCCGGTGAAGTTCGCCGCCAGCCTGCTTGGCCTCGCCACCGACGAGGTGCGCCTGCCGCTGGTGCCGGCGTCCGACACCGCCCGTGCCGCCGTTCGTGGAGCCATGACCAAAGCCGGCCTGTTGTCGTAA
- a CDS encoding TetR/AcrR family transcriptional regulator — protein MSREGDAVRGSAKRDAVVEAATRAFLTHGYEASSMDAIAADANVSKRTVYNHFPGKRELFQAVVSGLYEGFHSDGDQTLRHDQPPEQALPAFLRSLLVHMRRPEVRGLLRLVIAEHQRFPELSQDYLEGGKGQAYALLDDYIAAQHARGRLNAPDPHVAATQLLGGIKEVLFWPTMLGLPVTADPERVIAESVAALVRAYGRAPVSGREGPTG, from the coding sequence ATGTCTCGGGAGGGGGATGCTGTGCGCGGTTCGGCGAAGCGGGATGCGGTGGTGGAGGCGGCGACCCGTGCCTTCCTGACCCACGGGTACGAGGCGTCGTCGATGGACGCCATCGCCGCCGACGCGAATGTGTCCAAGCGCACCGTCTACAATCATTTCCCTGGCAAGCGGGAGCTGTTCCAGGCCGTCGTCTCCGGCCTCTATGAGGGGTTCCACAGCGACGGCGACCAGACCCTTCGCCATGACCAGCCGCCGGAGCAGGCGCTTCCCGCCTTCCTGCGGTCGCTGCTGGTCCATATGCGGCGGCCGGAGGTGCGCGGGCTGCTGCGCCTCGTCATCGCCGAGCATCAACGCTTTCCCGAGCTGTCGCAGGACTATCTGGAAGGCGGAAAGGGGCAGGCCTATGCGCTGCTCGACGACTATATCGCCGCCCAGCATGCGCGCGGCCGGCTGAATGCGCCCGATCCGCATGTGGCGGCGACCCAGCTGCTGGGCGGCATCAAGGAGGTGCTGTTCTGGCCGACCATGCTGGGCCTGCCGGTCACCGCCGACCCGGAGCGGGTGATCGCCGAGTCGGTGGCGGCGCTGGTGCGGGCCTATGGCAGGGCGCCGGTCAGCGGTCGCGAAGGTCCGACGGGTTGA
- the trpD gene encoding anthranilate phosphoribosyltransferase, whose translation MSGDLSDMKSILGKVATGAALTEAEAGFAFDIIMSGNATPSQMGGFLMALRVRGETVDEIAGAARVMRAKAIPVEAPPGTIDTCGTGGDGAGTYNISTAAALVVSSCGVPVAKHGNRAISSKSGAADVLGSLGVNLDCDFALVRKALWDAGIAFLMAPRHHLAMRNVGPTRVELGTRTVFNLLGPLANPATARRQVLGVFSKQWVEPLAQVLHRLGSEAAWVVHGSDGLDEITTTGPTTVAQLKDGEVTVFEVTPEDAGLPRARIEDLKGGDAQVNAEAIHALFDGVRSPYRDIVLLNAAAALLVAGKAATLKEGVAMAADAIDSGGARDRLRRLVAITNEAVA comes from the coding sequence ATGAGCGGCGACCTCAGCGACATGAAGTCCATTCTGGGCAAGGTCGCCACCGGCGCCGCCCTGACCGAGGCCGAGGCCGGCTTCGCCTTCGACATCATCATGTCAGGCAATGCCACCCCGTCGCAGATGGGCGGATTCCTGATGGCGCTGCGCGTGCGCGGCGAGACGGTGGACGAGATCGCCGGCGCCGCCCGCGTCATGCGCGCCAAGGCGATTCCGGTGGAGGCGCCTCCCGGCACCATCGACACCTGCGGCACCGGCGGCGACGGCGCCGGCACCTACAACATCTCCACCGCCGCGGCGCTGGTGGTGTCGTCCTGCGGCGTGCCGGTCGCCAAGCACGGCAACCGCGCCATCTCGTCGAAATCCGGTGCCGCCGACGTGCTGGGCTCATTGGGCGTCAACCTCGACTGCGACTTCGCGCTGGTGCGCAAGGCGCTGTGGGATGCCGGCATCGCTTTCCTGATGGCCCCGCGCCACCACCTTGCCATGCGCAACGTCGGCCCGACCCGCGTCGAGCTCGGCACCCGCACCGTCTTCAACCTGCTGGGTCCGCTCGCCAACCCGGCGACCGCCCGGCGGCAGGTGCTGGGCGTCTTCTCCAAGCAGTGGGTGGAGCCGCTGGCGCAGGTGCTGCATCGCCTGGGCTCCGAAGCGGCCTGGGTCGTCCACGGTTCCGACGGGCTGGACGAGATCACCACCACCGGCCCCACCACCGTCGCCCAGTTGAAGGACGGCGAGGTGACGGTGTTCGAGGTGACGCCGGAGGATGCCGGCCTGCCGCGCGCCCGGATCGAGGACCTGAAGGGCGGCGACGCCCAGGTGAATGCCGAGGCGATCCACGCCCTGTTCGACGGGGTGCGCAGCCCCTATCGCGACATCGTGCTGCTGAACGCCGCCGCCGCCCTGCTGGTGGCCGGCAAGGCCGCGACGCTGAAGGAGGGTGTGGCGATGGCCGCCGACGCCATCGACAGCGGCGGCGCCCGCGACCGCCTGCGCCGGCTGGTCGCCATCACCAACGAGGCGGTGGCCTGA
- a CDS encoding anthranilate synthase component II: MLLLIDNYDSFTYNLVHYLGELGADVQVRRNDALTVEEAMALRPEGIVLSPGPCDPDRAGICLPLIDAAAKARLPLMGVCLGHQSIGQAFGGRVIRAPVPMHGKVDDIRHEGRGVLAGLPSPFRATRYHSLIVERDTLPACLEVTGETADGLIMALAHRELPIHGVQFHPESIESEHGHKILQNFLDLTRPRPETAALESAA; the protein is encoded by the coding sequence ATGCTGCTGCTCATCGACAACTACGACAGCTTTACCTACAACCTCGTCCATTATCTGGGCGAGCTTGGCGCCGACGTGCAGGTCCGCCGCAACGACGCCCTGACGGTGGAGGAGGCGATGGCCCTCCGTCCCGAGGGCATCGTGCTGTCCCCCGGCCCCTGCGATCCCGACCGCGCCGGCATCTGTCTTCCGCTGATCGACGCCGCCGCCAAGGCCCGCCTGCCGCTGATGGGCGTCTGCCTGGGCCACCAGTCCATCGGTCAGGCCTTCGGCGGCCGGGTGATCCGCGCGCCGGTCCCCATGCACGGCAAGGTCGACGACATCCGGCACGAGGGCCGCGGCGTGCTCGCCGGACTGCCCAGCCCGTTCCGCGCCACCCGCTACCACTCGCTGATCGTCGAGCGCGACACGCTGCCCGCCTGCCTGGAGGTGACCGGCGAGACCGCCGACGGCCTGATCATGGCGCTGGCCCACCGCGAGCTTCCGATCCATGGCGTGCAGTTTCACCCCGAGAGCATCGAGAGCGAGCACGGCCACAAGATCCTGCAGAATTTCCTCGACCTGACCCGTCCCCGCCCGGAGACCGCGGCCCTGGAGAGCGCGGCATGA
- a CDS encoding STY0301 family protein, which produces MRPIFVIAVLLPTAAATPALAAQGLDCPASLTVQAQPDAPGGWSPYPGRDSHGFAGISIVEGDRASQMTSAAPATLAPDREVRRGRSIVQVWEFSGSRRENVFLVCRYRNTQATLAADLPRQIRRCTLTLETDIRGTVLDDPKTLPQLDCR; this is translated from the coding sequence ATGCGTCCCATCTTTGTCATCGCCGTCCTGCTTCCGACCGCCGCCGCGACTCCGGCTCTGGCCGCCCAGGGGCTGGACTGCCCGGCCAGCCTGACCGTCCAGGCGCAGCCCGATGCCCCCGGCGGCTGGTCGCCCTACCCCGGCCGCGACAGCCACGGCTTCGCCGGCATCTCCATCGTCGAGGGCGACCGCGCCAGCCAGATGACCTCCGCCGCCCCCGCCACGCTCGCACCCGACCGCGAGGTGCGGCGCGGGCGCAGCATCGTCCAGGTCTGGGAGTTTTCCGGTTCGCGGCGGGAGAACGTCTTCCTGGTCTGCCGCTACCGCAACACCCAGGCGACGCTCGCCGCCGACCTGCCGCGCCAGATCCGCCGCTGCACCCTGACGCTGGAAACCGACATCCGCGGCACCGTGCTGGACGATCCGAAGACCCTGCCGCAGCTCGACTGCCGCTGA
- the smpB gene encoding SsrA-binding protein SmpB, producing MATREEAKKYAAQNRRARFDFFIDDVLEAGIMLTGSEVKSLRGGRASVNEAYAGLKGGELFLFNAYIPEYLQAGRVDQHEPKRPRKLLVRRRELDKLAAGIKQKGVTLVPMSVYFNDRGFAKVEIGLATGKKKHDKRESEKERSWQRDKARLMRDKG from the coding sequence TTGGCGACGCGCGAGGAAGCTAAAAAATACGCGGCGCAGAACCGCCGCGCGCGATTCGACTTCTTCATCGACGATGTTCTCGAAGCCGGGATCATGCTGACCGGCTCCGAGGTGAAGTCGCTTCGCGGCGGCCGCGCCAGCGTGAACGAGGCCTATGCCGGCCTGAAGGGCGGGGAGCTGTTCCTGTTCAACGCCTACATCCCCGAATATCTCCAGGCCGGCCGCGTCGATCAGCATGAGCCGAAACGGCCGCGCAAGCTGCTGGTCCGTCGCCGCGAGTTGGACAAGCTCGCGGCCGGCATCAAGCAGAAGGGCGTCACGCTCGTGCCGATGTCGGTCTATTTCAACGACCGCGGCTTCGCCAAGGTCGAGATCGGTCTCGCCACCGGCAAGAAGAAGCACGACAAGCGCGAGAGCGAGAAGGAACGCAGCTGGCAGCGCGACAAGGCGCGGCTGATGCGCGACAAGGGCTGA